The DNA region TTCTTTCGCACGAGCGACTTGTTTTAATTTTGTAATCGCAAGCTCTGTTTTGTCTTCATTTCGTTTTTGAAACGCCTTCAAATTTCCAATTTGTTGTCTTTTCTCCTCATCTGTCGATCGAATGACTTCACCTGGAATGACAGTCGGTGATCCATTTCGATTGAGGAATGTATTTACACCAATGATCGGATATTCACCTGTATGTTTTAAAGTTTCATAATGGAGGGACTCTTCTTGAATTTTATTCCTTTGGTACATCCTCTCCATGGCACCAAGCACTCCACCTCTTTCTGTGAGTCGGTTGAATTCCGTTAAAATGGCTTCTTCCACCAAATTAGTAAGTTCTTCAATAATGAAAGCACCTTGTAATGGATTTTCATTTTTCGCAAGACCTAACTCCCGATTGATGATAAGTTGGATGGCAACAGCTCTTCGCACGGACTCTTCTGTGGGAGTTGTGATGGCTTCATCATAAGCATTCGTATGAAGGGAATTACAATTGTCATAAATAGCATATAGCGCTTGTAATGTGGTTCTTATGTCGTTAAAATCAATTTCTTGGGAGTGAAGTGATCTACCAGAAGTTTGGATGTGATACTTTAACATTTGGGAACGTTCATTGGCTCGGTATTTGAACTTCATAGCCTTCGCCCAAATCCTACGAGCCACACGCCCAATCACAGAATACTCAGGATCAATTCCATTCGAAAAAAAGAAAGAAAGGTTAGGAGCAAACTCGTTGATGTCCATTCCTCGACTTAAATAGTATTCTACATAAGTAAATCCATTGGCCAATGTGAAAGCAACTTGGGTGATGGGATTGGCGCCTGCTTCTGCGATATGATACCCGCTGATGGAAACCGAATAAAAATTGCGAACTGCATTTTGGATGAAATGGTGTTGGATGTCTCCCATCATCTTTAAGGCAAATTCAGTTGAGAAAATACAAGTGTTTTGGGCCTGGTCTTCTTTTAAAATGTCAGCTTGCACCGTGCCTCTCACTTGGGACAGGGCATCGTTTTTTAGTTTTGCATACACATCTTTCGGTAATACTTCATCACCCGTCACGCCAAGAAGCATTAGACCCAAACCATCGTTAGTTTCTGGAAGTGGCCCCCCGAAACTAGGAACCTCTTGTCCTTTAGCCGCATAAATCTTTTGGATTTGAGACTTAACTTCCTCTGTTTTCCCTTCCGCGCGAATGTATTTTTCGCAAGCCTGGTCAATCGCAGCGTTTAAGAAAAATGCAAGAACCATTGGGGCTGGCCCATTGATGGTCATGGATACAGAAGTGGAAGGATCACATAAATCAAACCCTGAATAAAGTTTTTTAGCATCATCCAGTGTGGCAACGTTCACACCAGAGTTTCCAATCTTACCGTAAATATCAGGGCGAATGTCTGGATCTTCCCCATACAATGTCACTGAGTCGAAGGCAGTTGACAGTCGTTTGGCGGGCATTCCCGAACTCAAATAATGGAAACGCCGATTGGTTCTTTCTGGCCCACCTTCTCCGGCAAACATACGAGTTGGGTCTTCCCCACTTCGTTTGTAAGGGTACACTCCCGCCGTATAAGGAAAAAAACCGGGGAAGTTTTCTTGGTAAGACCAATGCAAAATATCACCCCAATCCACAAAACGAGGAGTGGCAATTTTGGGAATTTTTAAATGGCTTAAGGATACCGTATAGTTATCAACTTTGATTTCTTTGCCACGAACAAAATAAGAATACTGTTCCTTACGAAAGGATTCAATTTTTTCAGACCATGTATCTAAAATGTTTCGTGAATCAAGTGACAATGAATCCCATAACAATTGGTATTCGGATTCTAAGTCCGTTGTTGGTTTGCCTTTTTTAGATAAAACTGAAATAGCACCTTTCAGTTGGTAGGCGGATCTTGCGATTTCCGCTTCTTTCGTGATCCAATCGGCATTCCTATCAATTTCTTCTTTGATCTCTGTGAGATACCTTACACGATCTGGAGGAAGAACAACAGAGGCTTCTCCTCCTTTTTGATTTTTCGCCGAGTTTGTTTTCCAATCTAATTGGCACTTCCCTATCACAACGCCAATCAAATGGGCATAAAGTTCATCTGTCCCTGCATCCTGGAACTGTGACGCAATGGTTCCGTACACGGGCATTGCATCGACTGGATCATTGAATAAATTACGAGATCTTTGGTATTGTTTTTTAACATCGCGCAGAGCATCGAGGGCCCCACGTTTATCAAACTTATTGATGGAGATCACATCCGCATAATCGATCATATCGATTTTTTCTAATTGGGTGGCAGCCCCATACTCCGGTGTCATCACGTATAACGAAACATCGGCGACTTCCGTAATTTCAGAATCACTTTGTCCAATTCCAGCAGTTTCAACAATGATGAGATCATAACCGGCAGACTTTAAAATTTGAATGGCACCTTTCACACTGCGATTGAGAGCAATGTTTGCTTCTCTTGTCGCAAAACTTCTCATATACACTCTTTCATTAAAAATCGAATTCATTCGAATCCGGTCTCCGAGAAGTGCTCCACCTGTTTTTCGTTTGGATGGATCCACCGAAAGAATCGCAATGGTTTTGTCTGGAAAATCATGTAGGTAGCGACGAACAAGTTCATCTGTCAAAGAAGACTTACCGGCCCCACCAGTTCCCGTAATTCCAAGCACGGGAATGTTTTTCTTTGGAGGTGGAAATTCTAAATTGATGGAATAATTTGTTTTTTCTTGCAGAAGGGAAAATTCCATTTGAGTGATGGCTTGCCCCAGTGCTAAATAATTTTTGTTTTGGATTTGAGACGCCAAATTTCCGTTAAACGATAAAGGTGTAGGGAAATCAGATTTTTTGACCACATCATTGATCATCCCTTGCAGACCAAGAGTCCTTCCTTCATCAGGGGAATAAATATGTGCCACACCGTATTTGTGTAAAACGTCAATTTCAGTTGGAAGGATGGTTCCACCTCCACCACCAAACACGCGAATGTGACTTGCCCCTTCCTTTTTTAAAAGATCAATCATGTATTGGAAATATTCCACATGCCCACCTTGGTAACTGGTGATGGCAATCCCTTGTACATCTTCCTGGATGGCACATTGGACAATCTCTTGCACACTGCGATTGTGGCCCAAGTGGATCACTTCCACCCCACTTTGTTGCAAAATCCTCCGCATGATATTGATGGAGGCGTCGTGTCCGTCAAAAAGAGAGGCCGCCGTCACAAAGCGAATTTTGTTTTTGGGGGTGTAAGTAAGAATTTCGGTGGTCATAGAGAACAACGTTCTAGAATGATTGGTGGAGATTCAATTGTAAAATGTGACGGGAATGACATAGCTTTTGAAACTATGCCATATTTTTTCGAAAGGTCGAGACTAAAGTATGGATTCCGCCTGTTTCATTAGTTCCCGCACCCGATTTTCCAGAATTTCTGTCAGTTCTTTGGCCGCTTTTTTCTCTGGGCCTGTTGGGAACTCGGAAGGAAGGATGGGTTTTCCAATCTGGTAACGAATTTTGGTTTTGAAGGCATCCCCTGTGAGGAAAGCCTTGGGTTTGGACATATTGGTCGCCCCAACGATTCCGGATGGGATGATGGGAACTCCGGCCCGGATGGCCAGTTTTGCTGCCATCGCCCGAAAGGACTGCAATTCCCCCGTTTCCGAACGAGAACCTTCTGGATAAATGGAAAGAAGTTCCCCTTCTTTCATCAGATCCACCATGTAGGTTTCCAGTTTTTCGTAGTAGTCCATGGCAGCCCGTTTGTCCATTTCCGAATCCTTA from Leptospira noumeaensis includes:
- a CDS encoding methylmalonyl-CoA mutase family protein, which codes for MTTEILTYTPKNKIRFVTAASLFDGHDASINIMRRILQQSGVEVIHLGHNRSVQEIVQCAIQEDVQGIAITSYQGGHVEYFQYMIDLLKKEGASHIRVFGGGGGTILPTEIDVLHKYGVAHIYSPDEGRTLGLQGMINDVVKKSDFPTPLSFNGNLASQIQNKNYLALGQAITQMEFSLLQEKTNYSINLEFPPPKKNIPVLGITGTGGAGKSSLTDELVRRYLHDFPDKTIAILSVDPSKRKTGGALLGDRIRMNSIFNERVYMRSFATREANIALNRSVKGAIQILKSAGYDLIIVETAGIGQSDSEITEVADVSLYVMTPEYGAATQLEKIDMIDYADVISINKFDKRGALDALRDVKKQYQRSRNLFNDPVDAMPVYGTIASQFQDAGTDELYAHLIGVVIGKCQLDWKTNSAKNQKGGEASVVLPPDRVRYLTEIKEEIDRNADWITKEAEIARSAYQLKGAISVLSKKGKPTTDLESEYQLLWDSLSLDSRNILDTWSEKIESFRKEQYSYFVRGKEIKVDNYTVSLSHLKIPKIATPRFVDWGDILHWSYQENFPGFFPYTAGVYPYKRSGEDPTRMFAGEGGPERTNRRFHYLSSGMPAKRLSTAFDSVTLYGEDPDIRPDIYGKIGNSGVNVATLDDAKKLYSGFDLCDPSTSVSMTINGPAPMVLAFFLNAAIDQACEKYIRAEGKTEEVKSQIQKIYAAKGQEVPSFGGPLPETNDGLGLMLLGVTGDEVLPKDVYAKLKNDALSQVRGTVQADILKEDQAQNTCIFSTEFALKMMGDIQHHFIQNAVRNFYSVSISGYHIAEAGANPITQVAFTLANGFTYVEYYLSRGMDINEFAPNLSFFFSNGIDPEYSVIGRVARRIWAKAMKFKYRANERSQMLKYHIQTSGRSLHSQEIDFNDIRTTLQALYAIYDNCNSLHTNAYDEAITTPTEESVRRAVAIQLIINRELGLAKNENPLQGAFIIEELTNLVEEAILTEFNRLTERGGVLGAMERMYQRNKIQEESLHYETLKHTGEYPIIGVNTFLNRNGSPTVIPGEVIRSTDEEKRQQIGNLKAFQKRNEDKTELAITKLKQVARAKENIFQELLETVKVASLGQISHALYEVGGQYRRNM